In a single window of the Serratia quinivorans genome:
- the yajC gene encoding preprotein translocase subunit YajC, producing MSFFISDAVASAGAPSQGSPYSLIIMLVVFGLIFYFMILRPQQKRAKEHKKLMDSIGKGDEVLTTGGLIGRVTKVADTGIIAIALNDTTEVMIKRDFVAAVLPKGTMKAL from the coding sequence ATGAGCTTTTTCATTTCTGACGCCGTCGCATCCGCAGGAGCTCCGTCTCAGGGAAGCCCGTACTCTCTGATCATTATGCTGGTGGTTTTTGGCCTGATTTTCTATTTCATGATCCTGCGTCCACAGCAGAAACGCGCTAAAGAGCACAAGAAACTGATGGACTCGATCGGCAAGGGTGATGAAGTGCTGACCACCGGTGGCCTGATTGGTCGCGTGACCAAAGTGGCTGACACCGGCATCATCGCTATTGCGCTGAACGACACCACGGAAGTGATGATCAAGCGTGACTTCGTGGCGGCCGTTCTGCCGAAAGGTACCATGAAGGCCCTGTAA
- the ddhB gene encoding Dimethylsulfide iron-sulfur subunit, whose amino-acid sequence MDSGKRQFLQRLGALTAGAALVPLAQSGWQLQPARREGDSKKRMAMLIDLRRCIGCQACTVSCAVENRLPQGQFRTSVLQYQVSLTGQDSTTNVLLPRLCNHCDNPPCVPVCPVQATFQRQDGIVVVDNTRCVGCAYCVQACPYEARFINHETQTADKCTFCVHRLDAGLLPACVESCVGGARMIGDLNNRQGALRRALDEHQAQLKVLKPEQGTHPQVFYLGLDEAFVSHVRGQPALWQEVHP is encoded by the coding sequence ATGGACAGTGGGAAACGGCAGTTTTTACAACGACTCGGTGCATTGACTGCCGGCGCAGCTCTGGTGCCGCTGGCGCAGTCAGGCTGGCAGTTGCAGCCGGCTCGGCGGGAAGGTGACAGCAAAAAGCGCATGGCGATGCTGATCGACCTGCGCCGCTGCATTGGCTGTCAGGCCTGTACCGTTAGCTGTGCGGTGGAAAATCGGCTACCGCAGGGGCAATTTCGCACCAGCGTACTGCAATATCAGGTCAGCCTGACGGGGCAGGACTCGACCACCAACGTGCTGCTGCCACGGTTGTGCAACCACTGTGACAATCCGCCTTGCGTGCCGGTCTGCCCGGTGCAGGCGACTTTCCAGCGTCAGGACGGCATTGTGGTTGTCGACAATACCCGCTGCGTCGGCTGTGCCTATTGCGTGCAGGCCTGCCCTTATGAGGCTCGGTTTATCAACCATGAAACTCAAACGGCCGATAAATGTACTTTCTGCGTGCATCGGCTGGATGCCGGGCTGTTGCCAGCCTGCGTCGAGTCCTGTGTCGGTGGTGCGCGGATGATTGGCGATCTTAACAATCGGCAAGGTGCATTAAGGCGGGCTCTGGATGAGCATCAGGCACAGCTCAAGGTACTGAAACCCGAACAGGGAACACATCCTCAGGTGTTCTATCTGGGGCTTGATGAGGCATTTGTCAGTCACGTCCGGGGACAACCGGCACTGTGGCAAGAGGTGCATCCATGA
- the tgt gene encoding Queuine tRNA-ribosyltransferase, with translation MKYELDTTDGRARRGRLIFERGVVETPAFMPVGTYGTVKGMTPEEVKETGAQILLGNTFHLWLRPGQEIMKLHGDLHDFMQWHGPILTDSGGFQVFSLGAMRKIKEEGVHFRNPINGDKVFLSPEKSMEIQYDLGSDIVMIFDECTPYPADWDYAKSSMEMSLRWAQRSRQRFDELNNKNALFGIIQGGVYEDLRDVSVKGLVDIGFDGYAVGGLAVGEPKEDMHRILEHVCPQIPEDKPRYLMGVGKPEDLVEGVRRGIDMFDCVMPTRNARNGHLFVTDGVVKIRNAKHKDDTSPLDKDCDCYTCRNYSRAYLHHLDRCNEILGARLNTIHNLRHYQRLMAGLREAIEQGKLELFVADFYGRIGKPVPPLNA, from the coding sequence GTGAAGTACGAATTAGACACAACCGATGGCCGCGCCCGCCGTGGCCGCCTGATTTTTGAACGTGGCGTGGTGGAAACCCCAGCCTTTATGCCGGTCGGCACCTACGGCACGGTAAAGGGCATGACGCCGGAAGAAGTGAAAGAGACCGGTGCGCAGATCCTGCTGGGCAACACCTTCCACCTGTGGCTGCGCCCAGGGCAGGAGATCATGAAGCTGCATGGCGATCTGCATGATTTCATGCAGTGGCATGGCCCGATCCTCACCGATTCCGGCGGCTTCCAGGTGTTCAGCCTGGGCGCGATGCGCAAGATTAAAGAGGAAGGCGTTCATTTCCGTAACCCGATTAACGGCGATAAAGTGTTCCTCAGCCCGGAAAAATCGATGGAAATCCAGTATGACCTGGGGTCTGACATCGTGATGATCTTCGACGAGTGCACGCCGTACCCGGCAGACTGGGACTATGCCAAAAGCTCGATGGAAATGTCTCTGCGCTGGGCGCAGCGCAGCCGTCAGCGTTTTGACGAACTGAATAACAAGAACGCTTTATTCGGCATTATTCAGGGCGGTGTTTACGAAGATTTACGTGATGTATCAGTAAAAGGGCTGGTGGATATCGGTTTTGATGGTTACGCTGTGGGCGGCTTGGCAGTAGGTGAGCCAAAAGAGGATATGCATCGCATTCTTGAACATGTTTGCCCGCAAATTCCGGAAGATAAGCCACGTTACCTGATGGGCGTTGGCAAACCGGAAGATCTGGTTGAAGGCGTGCGTCGCGGTATCGATATGTTCGACTGCGTGATGCCAACGCGTAATGCCCGTAACGGCCATCTGTTCGTGACTGACGGTGTGGTAAAAATCCGTAATGCCAAGCACAAGGATGATACTTCTCCGCTGGATAAAGACTGTGATTGCTACACGTGTCGCAATTACAGCCGCGCCTACTTGCATCATCTCGATCGTTGCAACGAAATACTCGGTGCCCGATTGAACACCATTCATAACCTGCGTCACTACCAACGCCTGATGGCGGGTTTACGCGAGGCCATTGAACAGGGTAAATTAGAGCTGTTTGTTGCGGATTTCTACGGTCGGATCGGTAAACCGGTTCCACCTTTAAACGCTTGA
- the fixJ gene encoding Transcriptional regulatory protein fixJ, with translation MALIHLVDDDLAVTDACRFLLEGLNYRVQIWHDSQKFVDQVSLYQCGVVMLDIRMPGMDGQQVHQQLRRQESTLAVVIVTGHGDIAMAVTEMKLGAVDFLQKPIAAAPLIEALDRGIAHSQNRLERHQLQQRFSALTPREREIARAVAAGMTNKLIADRHFIAVRTVEVHRARVMEKMQAASLAELVNSLNQLTLTEPSESGVSRL, from the coding sequence ATGGCGTTAATACATCTGGTCGATGACGATTTAGCCGTTACCGACGCCTGCCGCTTTTTACTCGAGGGGCTGAACTATCGGGTGCAGATCTGGCACGACAGCCAAAAGTTCGTCGACCAGGTCAGTCTTTATCAATGCGGTGTGGTGATGCTGGATATTCGGATGCCGGGCATGGACGGGCAACAGGTTCATCAACAACTGCGTCGGCAGGAAAGTACCCTGGCGGTGGTGATCGTCACCGGTCACGGTGATATTGCCATGGCCGTGACGGAGATGAAGCTGGGGGCCGTGGATTTCCTGCAAAAACCGATTGCCGCCGCGCCGCTGATCGAAGCGCTGGATCGCGGGATCGCCCATTCTCAAAACCGGTTGGAACGCCATCAGCTACAGCAGCGTTTCAGTGCGTTGACGCCGCGTGAGCGTGAAATAGCCCGCGCCGTGGCTGCGGGAATGACCAATAAACTGATCGCCGATCGTCACTTTATCGCGGTGCGTACCGTTGAAGTGCATCGGGCCAGAGTGATGGAAAAAATGCAGGCCGCCAGCCTGGCGGAGCTGGTGAATTCACTCAACCAATTGACGTTAACCGAACCCTCAGAGAGCGGAGTCAGCCGCCTGTAG
- the dctB gene encoding C4-dicarboxylate transport sensor protein dctB, producing MKRAALILLLGGWLNVAWAGQWTIAVLALRGDAHALAQWQPLVDHLNRQFPGDHFQLSPLSLAGMDEAVRNERVDFLLTNPAQYVQLDNRYPLRWLVSLRSSQQPQQASGNVVGSVILVRHDSPTTTANQLTGKKVGAVAADAFGGYLLGYKELLGAGLDPEKDLQLHFSGYPADALLYQLRDRALDAVIVPVCLLEKMQAEGLLQASDYRALLAKHSGQPCLTSTELYPNWSFAALNHVPDRLADELTRQLLQMNAPGLPVWGAPASSRQVNQLLRDLNIHPSQRSLWQEVTLWAQQHLLLLGGIFGGMLLLGANHLWISHLVRRRGRQLEQMHQTLRARETALAQAQRLSTLGEMASGFAHELNQPLAAIRHYAEGCRIRLERSDRQHELLPILEQIGQQAQRGAESIVNLRRWASKTPHHESTRPLLLRPLVEHLIKLMQIEQQYPLCHITLAIPAQSQLYSQTTLLEQVLTNLLSNSLQAGAQQITLRLEVDQHQQRLIVEDDGGGLNAEQLTLPFVPFRSSKPEGLGLGLVICQRLLKHQGGDLTLENYFSASQQQGLRVTLYFPVIQQETCHGVNTSGR from the coding sequence GTGAAAAGAGCAGCGCTAATCTTGTTGCTGGGGGGTTGGTTAAACGTTGCCTGGGCGGGGCAATGGACCATCGCGGTGCTGGCGCTGCGCGGCGACGCGCATGCACTGGCCCAGTGGCAACCCTTGGTCGATCACCTTAATCGCCAGTTTCCCGGCGATCACTTCCAACTGTCGCCGCTAAGCCTGGCCGGTATGGATGAGGCGGTCCGTAATGAACGCGTGGACTTTTTGCTCACCAACCCGGCGCAATATGTCCAGTTGGATAACCGCTACCCGCTGCGCTGGCTGGTTTCGCTGCGTTCTTCCCAACAGCCGCAGCAGGCCTCAGGCAACGTGGTCGGCAGCGTCATACTGGTGCGTCACGACAGCCCAACCACTACGGCCAATCAGCTAACCGGTAAAAAGGTCGGTGCCGTCGCCGCGGACGCTTTTGGCGGCTACCTGCTGGGATATAAAGAACTGCTTGGCGCGGGCCTTGACCCGGAGAAAGACTTGCAACTGCATTTCAGCGGTTACCCGGCGGATGCCCTGCTTTATCAGCTGCGCGATCGGGCGCTGGATGCGGTGATTGTGCCGGTTTGCCTGCTGGAAAAAATGCAGGCGGAAGGGTTGCTGCAAGCCAGTGATTACCGCGCCCTGTTGGCAAAACACAGTGGCCAGCCCTGCCTGACCAGCACCGAGCTGTATCCCAACTGGTCATTTGCCGCCCTGAACCACGTCCCGGATCGGCTGGCAGATGAGTTAACCCGCCAGTTACTGCAGATGAACGCTCCCGGCCTGCCGGTTTGGGGCGCCCCGGCGTCATCCCGCCAGGTTAATCAGCTACTGCGCGATTTGAATATCCACCCAAGCCAACGCTCACTCTGGCAGGAGGTGACCCTTTGGGCACAGCAACACCTGCTGTTGCTCGGTGGCATCTTCGGGGGGATGCTGTTGCTCGGCGCTAACCACCTGTGGATCAGCCATCTGGTGCGCCGTCGCGGACGCCAACTCGAACAAATGCATCAGACGCTGCGCGCCAGAGAAACCGCGCTGGCTCAGGCACAACGCCTCAGCACTCTGGGGGAGATGGCGTCCGGCTTTGCTCATGAGCTTAACCAGCCGCTGGCGGCGATCCGGCACTATGCGGAGGGCTGCCGTATTCGTCTTGAGCGCAGCGATCGACAGCACGAACTGCTGCCAATCCTCGAACAAATTGGCCAGCAGGCGCAACGTGGTGCGGAAAGCATTGTCAATTTGCGACGCTGGGCCAGCAAAACGCCGCACCATGAAAGCACACGCCCCCTGCTGTTGCGTCCGCTGGTGGAACACCTGATTAAACTGATGCAAATAGAACAACAGTATCCGCTGTGCCACATAACCCTGGCCATCCCGGCTCAAAGCCAGTTGTATAGCCAGACGACGTTGTTGGAGCAAGTGCTCACTAATTTGCTGAGTAACAGCCTGCAAGCAGGTGCCCAACAAATCACTCTGCGGCTGGAAGTCGACCAACATCAGCAACGGTTGATCGTTGAGGACGACGGCGGCGGCCTGAACGCCGAGCAGCTGACGCTGCCGTTCGTCCCGTTTCGCAGCAGCAAACCGGAAGGCCTCGGCTTGGGGCTGGTGATCTGCCAGCGGCTGCTGAAGCACCAGGGCGGCGATCTGACACTGGAAAACTATTTTTCCGCTTCTCAACAGCAAGGGTTGCGCGTGACCCTGTACTTCCCCGTGATCCAACAGGAAACCTGCCATGGCGTTAATACATCTGGTCGATGA
- the secF gene encoding preprotein translocase subunit SecF yields MAQDYTVEQLNYGRKVYDFMRWDYVAFGISLLLLIASIAIMSVRGFNWGLDFTGGTVIEISLEQPANLDLMRDTLEKAGFQDPIIQNFGSSRDVMVRMPPAIGTAGQELGNKVISVINDSVDKNATVKRIEFVGPSVGTELAQNGGMALLVALICILIYVGFRFEWRLALGAVIALAHDVVITLGVLSLFHIEIDLTIVASLMSVIGYSLNDSIVVSDRIRENFRKIRRGTPYEIMNVSLTQTLSRTLMTSGTTLMVVLMLYIFGGAMLHGFSLAMLIGVSIGTISSIYVASALALKLGMKREHMLQQKVEKEGADQPSIMP; encoded by the coding sequence GTGGCACAGGATTATACTGTTGAACAACTCAACTACGGCCGTAAAGTCTATGACTTTATGCGCTGGGATTACGTGGCCTTCGGCATCTCGCTGTTGCTGCTGATCGCGTCAATCGCCATTATGTCGGTGCGTGGTTTTAACTGGGGTCTGGACTTCACTGGCGGTACCGTCATTGAAATCAGCCTGGAACAACCGGCCAACCTCGATCTGATGCGCGATACGCTGGAAAAAGCCGGGTTCCAGGACCCGATTATTCAGAACTTTGGCAGCAGCCGTGACGTGATGGTGCGTATGCCACCGGCGATCGGCACCGCAGGCCAGGAACTGGGTAACAAAGTCATCAGCGTGATTAACGACTCGGTCGATAAAAACGCCACGGTGAAGAGGATTGAGTTCGTCGGCCCGAGTGTGGGCACCGAACTGGCGCAAAACGGCGGCATGGCGCTGCTGGTGGCGTTGATCTGTATTCTGATTTACGTCGGTTTCCGCTTCGAATGGCGCCTGGCGCTGGGGGCGGTTATCGCGTTGGCGCACGACGTGGTCATCACTCTGGGCGTGCTGTCGTTGTTCCATATCGAGATTGACCTGACCATCGTCGCATCATTGATGTCGGTTATCGGTTACTCGTTGAACGACAGCATCGTGGTTTCCGACCGTATTCGTGAGAACTTCCGCAAGATCCGTCGCGGGACGCCTTACGAAATCATGAACGTGTCGTTGACCCAGACGCTGAGCCGTACTTTGATGACCTCCGGTACCACCCTGATGGTGGTTCTGATGCTGTACATCTTCGGCGGCGCGATGCTGCACGGCTTCTCTCTGGCTATGCTGATTGGTGTGTCTATCGGTACCATATCCTCTATCTACGTGGCGTCCGCGCTGGCGTTGAAACTGGGTATGAAACGCGAGCACATGCTGCAGCAGAAAGTGGAAAAAGAGGGCGCAGATCAGCCTTCGATTATGCCGTGA
- the secD gene encoding preprotein translocase subunit SecD yields MLIVVIIIGLLYALPNLYGEDPAVQITGARGVAASETTLDQVRTVLEKDKIASKSIALENGAILARFSNPDIQLRAREALMAELGDKFVVALNLAPATPAWLAMLGAEPMKLGLDLRGGVHFLMEVDMDTALSKLQEQTMDTLRSELREKGIPYASIRKLDNNGVEVRFRDDAARDQAISYLGPRQRDMVFSANGTNTLKANLTDARLSEAREYAVQQNITILRNRVNQLGVAEPLVQRQGSDRIVVELPGIQDTARAKEILGATATLEFRLVNTNADTTAAANGRVPGDSEVKDTREGQPVVLYKRVILTGDHITDSTSSTDEYNQPQVNISLDSAGGTAMSNFTKDNIGKPMATLFVEYKDSGKKDANGRAVLVKQEEVINVANIQSRLGNSFRITGIGNPNEARQLSLLLRAGALIAPIQIVEERTIGPTLGQQNITQGLEACLWGLVASIVFMVVWYRKFGMIATTALVANLVLIVGVMSLLPGATLTMPGIAGIVLTLAVAVDANVLINERIKEELKNGRSVQQAIHEGYKGAFSSIVDANITTLITAIILYAVGTGSIKGFAITTAIGVATSMFTAIVGTRAIVNLLYGGKRINKLSI; encoded by the coding sequence ATGCTGATCGTAGTGATCATCATCGGTCTGCTTTATGCGCTTCCCAACCTCTATGGTGAGGATCCGGCTGTACAGATCACTGGCGCGCGCGGTGTCGCCGCCAGTGAAACTACGCTGGACCAAGTCCGTACCGTATTAGAAAAAGACAAGATCGCGAGCAAGTCGATTGCGCTGGAAAATGGCGCCATCCTGGCTCGCTTTAGCAATCCTGATATTCAGCTGCGCGCGCGTGAAGCCTTAATGGCTGAGCTGGGCGACAAGTTCGTGGTGGCGCTGAACCTGGCCCCGGCCACGCCGGCCTGGTTGGCCATGCTGGGCGCCGAACCGATGAAACTCGGTCTGGACCTGCGCGGTGGCGTGCACTTCCTGATGGAAGTGGACATGGACACTGCGCTGAGCAAACTGCAGGAACAGACCATGGACACCCTGCGCAGCGAGCTGCGTGAAAAGGGCATTCCTTATGCGTCTATCCGCAAGCTGGACAACAACGGCGTGGAAGTGCGTTTCCGTGACGATGCTGCCCGCGATCAGGCTATCAGCTACCTTGGCCCACGCCAACGTGACATGGTGTTCTCTGCCAACGGCACCAACACCCTGAAAGCCAACCTGACGGATGCCCGCCTGAGCGAAGCGCGTGAGTATGCGGTGCAGCAGAACATCACTATCCTGCGTAACCGTGTTAACCAGCTCGGCGTTGCCGAACCGCTGGTACAACGCCAGGGTTCTGACCGCATCGTGGTCGAACTGCCGGGTATTCAGGATACCGCACGTGCCAAAGAGATCCTGGGTGCTACTGCGACGCTGGAATTCCGTCTGGTTAACACCAATGCGGATACCACTGCGGCAGCCAACGGCCGTGTGCCGGGTGACTCCGAAGTAAAAGACACCCGCGAAGGCCAGCCGGTTGTGCTGTACAAGCGCGTGATCCTGACCGGTGACCACATTACCGACTCCACCTCCAGCACCGATGAATACAACCAGCCGCAGGTTAATATCTCGCTGGACAGTGCCGGCGGTACCGCGATGTCCAACTTCACCAAGGACAATATCGGCAAGCCGATGGCGACCCTGTTTGTGGAGTACAAGGACAGCGGCAAGAAAGACGCTAACGGCCGTGCAGTCCTGGTGAAACAGGAAGAAGTGATCAACGTGGCGAACATTCAGTCGCGTCTGGGCAACAGCTTCCGTATTACCGGCATCGGCAACCCGAACGAAGCACGTCAGCTCTCGCTGCTGCTGCGCGCCGGTGCGCTGATTGCGCCTATCCAGATCGTGGAAGAGCGGACAATCGGTCCGACCCTGGGGCAACAGAACATCACCCAAGGTCTGGAAGCCTGCTTGTGGGGCCTGGTGGCATCCATCGTGTTTATGGTGGTTTGGTACCGTAAGTTCGGCATGATCGCTACCACGGCGCTGGTCGCCAACCTGGTGCTGATTGTCGGCGTGATGTCCCTGTTGCCGGGGGCGACGCTGACCATGCCGGGTATTGCCGGTATCGTGCTGACGCTGGCGGTGGCGGTCGACGCCAACGTACTGATCAATGAACGTATCAAGGAAGAGCTGAAGAACGGACGTTCCGTTCAGCAGGCGATCCATGAGGGCTATAAAGGCGCGTTCTCCAGTATCGTTGATGCCAACATCACCACCCTGATCACCGCGATTATTCTGTACGCAGTGGGCACCGGTTCGATCAAAGGCTTTGCGATTACCACCGCAATCGGTGTGGCGACGTCCATGTTCACCGCGATTGTCGGTACCCGTGCCATCGTCAACCTGCTTTACGGCGGCAAACGCATTAACAAGCTGTCTATCTGA